Proteins from one Apteryx mantelli isolate bAptMan1 unplaced genomic scaffold, bAptMan1.hap1 HAP1_SCAFFOLD_125, whole genome shotgun sequence genomic window:
- the DAD1 gene encoding dolichyl-diphosphooligosaccharide--protein glycosyltransferase subunit DAD1, translating into MSGAAGSGSGSGAGAAGSVGSVVRRFLVEYGSGTPSRLKVLDAYLLYVLLTGALQFGYCLGVGTFPFNSFLSGFISAVGSFILGVCLRIQINPQNKGEFQGISPERAFADFLFANTILHLVVINFVG; encoded by the exons ATGTCGGGCGCGGCGGGCTCTGGCTCCGGttccggcgcgggggccgcgggctcgGTCGGCTCGGTGGTGCGGCGGTTCCTGGTGGAGTACGGTAGCGGCACGCCGAGCCGTCTTAAGGTGCTGGACGCCTACCTGCTGTATGTGCTTCTCACCGGAGCGCTCCAGTTCGGCTACTGCCTCGGCGTCGGTACCTTCCCCTTCAACTCCTTCCTCAGCGGCTTCATCTCTGCCGTCGGCAGCTTCATCCTTGGCG TGTGCCTCCGGATCCAGATCAACCCCCAGAACAAAGGCGAATTCCAAGGCATTTCACCGGAGCGGGCATTTGCTGATTTCCTCTTTGCCAACACCATCCTGCATCTTGTCGTTATCAATTTTGTTGGCTGA